The following proteins are co-located in the Pararge aegeria chromosome 3, ilParAegt1.1, whole genome shotgun sequence genome:
- the LOC120636953 gene encoding chymotrypsin-like, translating to MFTKFLTLLLIIFHLNEVESVVEPKVVGRPTHIAFYPHSAFLSIITPSDSYMCGSSILNQKILITAAHCIEKPYVRFTVYAGHTENYLGDVYPVQAVKTHEKYNSHTVDHDIGLILVKKPIKLGKLAQRITVLRIPPRPMTAAVAGWGLIDEVNELNSKRLHHAELKVWTYEQCRKFISSLPKGFICAGSLDGKTYASQGDSGSALIVNDYIQIGVVSYKRPDLRSVVAFTDTSYYYRWIRTHSRRLYCNGT from the exons ATGTTCACTAAATTTTTAACACTCCTActgattatttttcatttgaatgAAGTTGAATCTGTTGTCGAACCGAAAGTAGTAGGTAGACCCACTCATATCGCCTTTTATCCTCATTCGGCGTTTTTGTCAATAATAACGCCCTCCGATAGTTATATGTGCGGTTCATCCATTCTCAATCAGAAAATTCTCATAACTGCCGCGCACTGCATTGAAAAGCCGTATGTTAGATTCACCGTGTACGCAGGCCATACAGAGAATTACCTCGGAGACGTTTACCCAGTTCAAGCTGTAAAGACGCATGAGAAATATAATTCTCACACTGTTGACCATGATATAGGGCTTATTTTGGTGAAGAAACCCATAAAATTGGGTAAATTGGCGCAAAGAATAACTGTCTTACGGATTCCACCCAGGCCAATGACTGCAGCTGTTGCGGGGTGGGGTTTGATCGAT GAAGTGAATGAGTTGAATTCAAAACGCTTACACCATGCTGAACTAAAGGTATGGACGTACGAACAGTGTCGGAAATTTATATCCAGTTTACCAAAGGGCTTTATATGCGCTGGATCTCTCGACGGAAAGACATATGCATCTCA aggAGATTCAGGCAGTGCTTTGATTGTGAACGATTACATTCAAATTGGCGTCGTGTCTTACAAGAGACCAGACCTCCGAAGCGTTGTAGCTTTTACAGATACCTCTTATTATTACCGTTGGATAAGAACACATTCGAGACGGCTGTACTGCAACGGCACGTGA
- the LOC120636954 gene encoding hypodermin-B-like — protein sequence MEARVVNGILTNIQIHPHSVFLFMRELDDGHVCGGSIVNQRVILSAAHCFEGITKLGVITANVGSSHSYKGLKFLVKSVRVHQKYDTIKIINDIALAGLENSIVFGLNTKRIVIAKQKSNEGMAKLAGWGVVQEYPRYEYSNYLHEVLVPFMSREKCKILYERIDKGTFCGGRINAVSHPSVGDSGSPLVFKNYTQIGLVSYKNNQISKSMIIYTDVPYYYNWIVENARSVFCKDELHVPDFNYSHIDSEEGLILFRNGR from the exons ATGGAAGCCCGCGTTGTTAATGGAATACTCACTAATATACAAATACACCCACACTCCGTGTTTCTCTTTATGCGTGAACTAGATGATGGTCACGTTTGCGGAGGCTCTATCGTTAACCAAAGGGTGATTCTTTCTGCCGCGCACTGTTTCGAGGGAATCACAAAGTTGGGAGTAATAACCGCTAACGTAGGGAGTTCGCATTCATACAAAGGACtcaaatttttagttaaatctGTGAGAGTTCATCAAAAATATGATACGATCAAAATCATTAACGATATAGCATTAGCAGGATTAGAGAATTCAATTGTTTTTGGACTGAATACAAAAAGAATAGTCATAGCGAAACAAAAAAGCAATGAAGGGATGGCTAAGCTCGCAGGATGGGGCGTTGTGCAG GAATATCCACGTTACGAGTATAGTAATTATTTGCATGAAGTGTTAGTACCATTCATGTCTCGAGAAAAGTGTAAGATCCTTTATGAGAGAATTGACAAAGGGACGTTCTGCGGGGGAAGAATCAATGCAGTGTCGCATCCTTCCGT tGGCGATTCCGGCAGTCCTCTtgtctttaaaaattatacgCAGATAGGTCTCGTGTCTTATAAAAACAATCAGATTTCAAAAAGCATGATCATCTACACGGATGTCCCTTATTACTACAACTGGATCGTGGAGAACGCAAGATCTGTGTTCTGCAAAGACGAACTTCATGTTCCTGATTTCAATTATAGCCATATAGACAGTGAAGaaggtttaatattatttagaaatgGGAGATaa